The sequence GGCTATATATTAAAAGGGAAAAAGGAAGCTATGGATTCTAAATTTCTGATTTTACATAAAATAATATTTAGAGGTGATGATTTTTGAAAAAACAAATTAATAAAGAAGCTTTAATAACTTCGATAATTTATTTTTTATATTTTGTATGGTGGTACTATTTTGCATACATTTATCCGCCAAAAAATGTTGAAGAATACAAATATGTACTTGGCTTACCTGAATGGTTTTTCTATTCATGTATAGTTGGTTATATATGGGTAAATATAGCTGTATATATAGTTACAAAATTTTTCTTTAAAGATATAGATTTAGATACAGGTGATATAAATGAATAGAATAGAGTTATTAATACCAGTTATTTTATATTTATTTATAACGATATATATTGCATATTATATTAGTAAAAAAGAAAAAAAAGGGAACTTTACGGAGTCATATTTTATTGGAAATAGAAGTATGGGAGCATTTGTATTAGCTATGACTGTTGTATCTACTTATATAGGAGCATCATCATTTTTAGG comes from Streptobacillus felis and encodes:
- a CDS encoding YhdT family protein, whose product is MKKQINKEALITSIIYFLYFVWWYYFAYIYPPKNVEEYKYVLGLPEWFFYSCIVGYIWVNIAVYIVTKFFFKDIDLDTGDINE